In a genomic window of Taylorella equigenitalis ATCC 35865:
- a CDS encoding N-acetylmuramoyl-L-alanine amidase, with translation MHKKDESRININKRRRIVTAGAAALFLPVISKVSRAANAPIVDASSNSEPLRFTPLGSNNPIPIPKAPPSNRPVSTTPTAPPKEVDTQETPAGQSQILAVRTWPADEYTRVTLELNSPIKHEHFTLDNPHRLVVDLEGLQMNSALNSLISKIKPNDPYISQVRVAQNRSNVVRIVIDLKEPIVPQVFTLKPVGTYKYRLVLDLYPKVAKDPLLTLVPESNSADPLSNIIDQLQNTKPTVEVPKVAGQVAQKNPRIENLPKKGSTLDHQPLVTIKKNSQKRPILIAIDPGHGGEDPGAIGARGTREKDVVLSIGRRLRDLLNSRSDTRAYMTRDADFFVPLHVRVQKARRVKADVFVSIHADAFTNRNARGTSVFALSRKGASSAAARWLAKKENSADLIGGLDIKSHDKTTASVLLDLSTTAQINDSLKIGHRVLNSLSKVNGLKSRRVEQAGFAVLKAPDIPSILIEVAFISNLQEETFLMNNRNHPTVAQAIMRGLDDYFETNPPLAYKS, from the coding sequence ATGCATAAAAAGGATGAAAGCAGAATAAATATTAATAAGAGGCGCCGCATAGTAACGGCTGGTGCTGCTGCTTTGTTCCTACCTGTTATATCAAAAGTTTCACGTGCTGCTAATGCCCCAATTGTTGATGCTTCAAGTAATTCTGAACCTTTGAGATTTACTCCTTTAGGTTCTAATAATCCAATTCCTATACCTAAAGCACCTCCTTCAAATAGACCAGTTTCTACTACCCCAACTGCACCGCCTAAGGAAGTAGACACACAGGAAACACCTGCAGGTCAATCTCAAATTTTAGCTGTTAGAACTTGGCCTGCTGATGAATATACGAGGGTTACTCTGGAACTTAACTCTCCGATTAAACATGAACATTTTACTCTTGACAACCCACACAGATTAGTTGTTGATCTTGAAGGTTTGCAGATGAATTCTGCCCTAAATTCATTGATATCTAAAATAAAACCCAATGACCCCTATATATCTCAAGTTAGGGTTGCTCAAAATAGATCAAATGTTGTTAGGATTGTTATTGACTTAAAAGAGCCTATAGTTCCTCAAGTATTTACTCTTAAGCCAGTGGGTACTTATAAATATAGATTAGTACTCGATTTATATCCTAAAGTAGCAAAGGACCCTCTACTAACTTTAGTTCCTGAATCTAATTCTGCAGATCCACTTTCAAATATTATTGATCAACTTCAAAATACCAAACCAACAGTAGAAGTTCCTAAAGTTGCTGGTCAAGTTGCTCAAAAAAATCCTAGAATTGAAAATCTTCCTAAAAAAGGGTCAACTTTAGATCATCAACCTCTAGTAACAATAAAAAAGAATTCTCAAAAAAGACCAATTCTTATTGCAATTGACCCAGGCCATGGCGGTGAGGATCCAGGTGCTATAGGAGCACGAGGAACACGGGAAAAAGATGTTGTTCTTTCTATCGGAAGAAGATTAAGAGACTTATTAAATTCTAGATCTGACACTCGTGCTTACATGACACGAGATGCTGATTTTTTTGTTCCCTTGCACGTTCGTGTTCAGAAAGCTAGAAGGGTTAAGGCTGATGTATTTGTTTCTATACATGCAGATGCATTTACTAATCGTAATGCACGTGGTACATCAGTTTTTGCACTATCAAGAAAAGGAGCTTCAAGTGCGGCTGCTAGATGGCTTGCAAAAAAGGAGAACTCCGCTGATTTAATTGGTGGTTTGGATATTAAATCTCATGATAAAACTACAGCTAGTGTATTGCTTGATCTTTCAACAACAGCTCAAATCAACGATTCCCTAAAAATCGGACATAGAGTTTTAAATTCTTTATCTAAAGTAAATGGTTTAAAAAGTAGACGTGTTGAACAAGCTGGATTTGCAGTGCTTAAGGCTCCTGATATCCCATCAATCCTAATTGAAGTAGCTTTTATTTCTAATCTTCAAGAAGAAACCTTCTTGATGAATAATAGAAACCACCCTACCGTTGCTCAAGCAATTATGCGTGGACTTGATGACTACTTCGAAACCAATCCACCCCTTGCATACAAATCATAA
- a CDS encoding O-antigen ligase family protein, translated as MHPLVEKTFILGVITFLVYGCALANGYSVAYVLLILASLATFYKSKKLNSYYKMSAWDWALFISMTAMVLISFAVSLYYGESGRYFDRPSKILIGLLFVYCLRFVEIKRWLFILCIQCGAIVFGVFAIQDVFFFNLERAQGGMLEIHFGNFALVWGLGSLLSLFHLHGLKNKKIFIGLGILGFVMGIFASILSGSRGGWIYVPMGFVLVSLFTFKSLKHSLLLIFSSFVFVVVAAFSAYHYSPAIKERVDMTYETLFKDLSEIKVLDTSITARFEMWYLASEMIKVHPIIGWGDVQYLKFMKWGFLDGHISQKVYKHRHPHNEYLNEFVKRGIFGFLALISLYLISFAYFFKNARSNYSSEVKLPAGIGAIFVSGYMVFGLTQAVFSHNEGTMYWILGVGIFWALTRYAENSHKSSELIPTHSDATHS; from the coding sequence ATGCACCCATTAGTAGAAAAGACATTTATCTTAGGTGTGATTACATTTTTAGTATACGGTTGTGCCTTGGCTAATGGCTATTCTGTTGCCTATGTACTCCTTATATTAGCTAGTCTAGCCACTTTTTATAAATCAAAAAAACTTAATAGCTATTACAAAATGTCTGCATGGGATTGGGCACTGTTTATCAGTATGACCGCCATGGTTTTGATTTCATTCGCTGTCAGTTTATATTATGGTGAATCTGGTAGATATTTTGATCGCCCAAGCAAAATTTTGATTGGTTTACTGTTCGTATACTGTCTTAGATTTGTAGAAATTAAAAGATGGCTTTTTATATTGTGCATTCAATGTGGTGCTATCGTTTTTGGTGTATTTGCCATACAAGATGTCTTTTTCTTCAATTTAGAAAGAGCTCAAGGGGGTATGCTTGAAATCCATTTCGGAAATTTTGCCTTAGTTTGGGGCTTAGGATCGCTACTGTCCCTATTTCACCTGCACGGTTTAAAAAATAAGAAAATTTTTATCGGGTTAGGGATTTTAGGTTTTGTTATGGGAATTTTCGCATCTATACTTTCTGGCTCTCGAGGAGGATGGATATATGTTCCCATGGGTTTTGTACTTGTTTCTCTTTTTACTTTTAAATCTCTAAAGCATTCACTATTACTTATATTTTCTTCCTTTGTTTTTGTAGTTGTTGCTGCATTCTCAGCCTATCACTACTCACCTGCAATCAAGGAAAGGGTGGATATGACCTATGAAACCTTATTTAAAGATTTATCAGAAATTAAAGTTTTGGATACTTCCATTACTGCTAGATTTGAAATGTGGTATTTAGCTTCTGAGATGATAAAAGTACATCCCATTATCGGATGGGGCGATGTTCAATATTTAAAATTTATGAAATGGGGCTTCTTAGATGGCCATATTTCTCAGAAGGTTTACAAACATAGACACCCACATAATGAATACTTAAATGAATTCGTTAAGAGAGGTATTTTTGGTTTTCTTGCACTTATTTCCTTGTATTTAATCAGCTTTGCATACTTTTTTAAAAACGCCCGTTCAAACTATTCTTCTGAAGTAAAACTACCGGCTGGTATAGGTGCGATATTTGTAAGTGGTTATATGGTATTTGGTTTAACTCAAGCTGTGTTCAGCCACAATGAGGGAACTATGTATTGGATTTTAGGGGTTGGAATTTTCTGGGCACTTACCAGGTATGCAGAAAACTCCCACAAATCATCCGAACTTATACCCACTCACAGTGACGCCACCCATAGCTGA
- a CDS encoding type III toxin-antitoxin system ToxN/AbiQ family toxin, translating to MGVVFEIHIFQYFAPLSSKDFRNKKSNDTFHLISESEKGKELILVSVSLVIFKSLLTV from the coding sequence ATTGGAGTAGTTTTTGAGATTCATATTTTTCAATATTTTGCCCCTCTATCTTCAAAGGATTTTAGAAATAAAAAATCAAATGATACGTTTCATTTAATTTCCGAATCTGAAAAAGGTAAAGAACTAATTTTAGTATCAGTCAGTCTAGTCATTTTTAAAAGTTTACTTACAGTTTAG
- a CDS encoding PD-(D/E)XK nuclease family protein — protein MPLSEIQSCTLEELNKLNPKETLILAASNRLTFDVRRQLIDQHKKDDHNKKIFELPSTFTFKRWIKNYLLDLQFEFPNMPVVLNDIAESFYWSKVLDKPSKGVATNRSNFKNRANNSDLSIAQKLINDLIDSNNLTSQIQKQSEEEKFVLPMLSESKATRLAMKAHKLIHDYSIKVRPVEKTPEYEIFTKWHERYLKVINNKNLCDSVNLEDLVLDSIRGGILKSPKHIILHGFYKITPYMKKFLTLCRDKGSEIHVLYTKRPRAQNISLFSADSIETELKYAIDWASHLMASNPNKRLAIVVPNLQNNLLLIERELANQKHWHISLGRNLDEWSLIRSVICWFELILNFHKQKIPLQLVGNAFLNAEFGFSESERETLAHLDYLLRKRKGKFISHKQLSELMYKHIHKKTETLFNENDDWINAGQKDISHWADAFRITLTEFEFPADAPQNSTNYQLCTALDNVLKTLSSMHQMLPKIDVYEAVDLFKKLLSNTMFQVQREADSKLDIMGLYEVEGGRWDHVWVCGLQSNTLPPSPSYNPLIPLLSQINAGVDLTTWNSTWELSEQIFNGILHTSNDVILSYSDLEENRKIYPSSFLIPYMEKMEVLKPIAIPKRDKAIMQTLDDRDGLTFEDEIKRGGAHMIELQSINPLWNYAKYRLNVDELRPYPKDDYNASIKGDFYHKILELFYKKYRSSSSVTKIEDLSLELDLIIDQSANEVLAHIESVNMQNAIKSAAKAVMVYFIQQEISSRSPFEVVHVEKNEIYTKEYMDINFKVDRVDRVGDKYFIIDYKTGKPLTSTSMKKYWIDRDRLKKCQLPFYACSIEEEISENLIGVSNVFLHQGKLAQGSVLKTYVGFVDDVQSYFNDELNHDVFKFTEADWWDLLKTWKSKINDLLDEIKDGISPNVYIDKEDMKYCEIKPFLRIFESNDEEAKYE, from the coding sequence ATGCCACTATCAGAAATTCAATCATGTACCTTAGAAGAACTCAATAAACTTAATCCTAAAGAAACCTTAATCTTGGCTGCTAGTAATAGGCTTACGTTTGACGTACGTAGGCAATTGATCGATCAACATAAAAAAGATGATCATAATAAAAAAATATTTGAACTGCCAAGTACTTTTACCTTTAAAAGGTGGATTAAGAATTACCTTCTTGATTTGCAGTTTGAATTCCCAAATATGCCGGTTGTGTTAAATGATATTGCAGAGAGTTTTTATTGGAGTAAAGTTTTAGATAAGCCTTCCAAAGGTGTAGCTACAAATCGTTCCAATTTTAAAAATAGGGCAAATAATTCCGACCTGTCAATTGCTCAGAAACTGATTAACGATCTTATAGATTCGAATAATTTGACCTCTCAAATTCAAAAACAATCGGAGGAAGAGAAATTCGTATTGCCTATGCTTTCAGAATCAAAAGCCACAAGGTTGGCAATGAAAGCACATAAATTAATTCATGATTATTCTATAAAAGTTAGACCAGTAGAAAAAACTCCTGAGTATGAGATTTTCACTAAGTGGCATGAACGATATCTAAAAGTTATAAATAATAAAAATTTATGTGATTCCGTAAATTTAGAAGATTTAGTTTTGGATTCTATTAGAGGTGGGATACTCAAATCGCCGAAACATATAATCCTTCACGGCTTTTATAAAATCACACCCTACATGAAAAAATTCTTAACTTTATGTCGAGACAAAGGGTCAGAAATTCATGTGTTATATACCAAAAGACCACGTGCTCAAAATATTTCATTATTCAGTGCTGATAGTATAGAGACTGAGCTTAAGTATGCGATTGACTGGGCTTCTCATTTAATGGCTTCTAATCCAAACAAAAGATTGGCTATTGTAGTTCCTAATCTTCAAAATAATTTGCTATTAATTGAACGTGAACTTGCAAATCAAAAACACTGGCATATCTCATTGGGTCGCAACTTAGATGAATGGAGTTTAATTCGCTCAGTAATATGTTGGTTTGAGTTGATTCTTAACTTTCATAAACAAAAAATTCCACTTCAATTAGTTGGCAATGCTTTCTTAAACGCCGAATTTGGTTTTTCCGAGTCTGAACGTGAGACACTGGCACATTTAGATTATTTGCTTAGAAAACGTAAAGGTAAATTTATATCTCATAAACAATTAAGTGAATTGATGTATAAACATATTCACAAAAAAACCGAGACTCTTTTTAATGAAAATGATGACTGGATTAATGCTGGGCAAAAGGATATAAGTCATTGGGCTGATGCGTTTAGGATCACTCTTACAGAGTTTGAATTTCCAGCAGATGCACCTCAAAATAGCACCAATTATCAGCTTTGCACAGCCTTAGACAATGTTCTTAAAACCCTAAGTTCTATGCATCAGATGCTTCCAAAAATAGATGTATACGAAGCTGTAGATCTATTTAAAAAATTGCTGTCTAACACTATGTTCCAAGTACAAAGGGAAGCTGATTCTAAGCTTGATATCATGGGACTTTACGAAGTCGAAGGTGGTAGATGGGACCATGTATGGGTTTGTGGCTTGCAAAGTAATACATTGCCACCATCACCTTCATACAATCCTCTAATTCCATTGCTTTCTCAGATTAATGCAGGAGTTGATTTAACAACCTGGAATAGCACTTGGGAACTTTCGGAGCAGATTTTTAACGGGATTTTGCACACTTCAAATGATGTAATTCTTAGTTATTCAGATTTAGAGGAAAATAGAAAGATTTATCCTAGCTCCTTTTTGATACCTTATATGGAAAAAATGGAGGTTTTAAAACCTATTGCCATCCCAAAAAGAGATAAAGCTATTATGCAGACTTTAGATGATAGAGATGGTCTTACCTTTGAGGATGAAATTAAAAGAGGAGGGGCTCATATGATTGAGTTGCAGTCAATCAATCCTCTTTGGAATTATGCAAAATATCGTCTGAATGTTGATGAATTACGACCTTATCCAAAAGATGATTACAACGCATCAATTAAGGGAGATTTTTATCACAAAATTTTAGAGTTATTTTATAAAAAGTATAGAAGTTCATCGTCCGTCACGAAAATAGAGGATTTGAGTTTAGAACTTGATCTGATTATCGATCAATCAGCTAATGAAGTATTGGCACACATTGAATCTGTAAATATGCAAAATGCCATTAAATCCGCAGCTAAAGCGGTTATGGTGTATTTTATTCAACAAGAGATAAGTTCACGATCGCCTTTTGAAGTTGTTCATGTTGAAAAGAATGAAATATATACGAAAGAATATATGGATATCAATTTTAAAGTTGATAGGGTAGATCGAGTAGGTGATAAGTATTTTATTATCGATTACAAAACTGGAAAGCCACTCACTTCAACCAGTATGAAGAAGTATTGGATTGATAGAGATAGGCTCAAAAAATGTCAATTGCCATTTTACGCATGCTCAATTGAGGAAGAGATATCGGAAAATTTGATAGGTGTAAGCAATGTATTTTTACATCAAGGGAAATTGGCACAAGGGTCAGTTCTTAAAACCTATGTGGGTTTTGTTGATGATGTCCAATCATATTTTAATGACGAATTAAATCATGATGTTTTTAAATTTACAGAGGCGGATTGGTGGGATTTGCTTAAGACTTGGAAGTCCAAAATAAATGATTTGTTAGATGAGATTAAGGACGGTATATCTCCAAACGTATACATTGACAAAGAAGATATGAAATATTGTGAGATTAAACCTTTTTTAAGAATTTTTGAATCTAACGATGAAGAGGCTAAATATGAATAA
- a CDS encoding nucleotidyl transferase AbiEii/AbiGii toxin family protein — MLEYQSDRINLIKEILPLLGDKYILKGGTALYLYYGLDRYSEDVDLDSKTSNMNFINMLKNHREYKNWNVTIKKSPETAFRLMIDYGAVSMKGAYPLKIEVSSRNTQRLRDFPSLYHKHGNVNVYDIDELIHMKTSAFTGRDKVRDLYDLNFLFQKYPESFSESLLKVIIPKLYYSGEEELDILLEDEFKKHNLSISNSYDFKNFTENLEKIMTERLNFLEKSKSIASPKSQDITM, encoded by the coding sequence ATGCTTGAATATCAAAGTGACCGAATAAATCTTATAAAAGAAATCTTACCTCTTTTAGGTGATAAATATATTTTAAAAGGCGGAACTGCTTTATACCTTTACTACGGTTTAGATAGGTACTCTGAAGATGTTGACTTAGATAGTAAAACATCAAATATGAACTTTATAAATATGTTAAAAAATCACAGAGAATATAAAAACTGGAATGTAACGATAAAAAAAAGTCCAGAGACAGCATTTAGATTAATGATAGATTACGGAGCGGTATCTATGAAAGGTGCATACCCCCTTAAAATTGAAGTTAGTTCAAGAAATACTCAAAGGTTAAGAGATTTTCCTTCTTTATATCATAAACATGGCAATGTCAATGTCTACGATATAGACGAACTAATCCACATGAAGACTTCCGCGTTTACTGGTAGAGATAAAGTTAGAGATTTATATGACTTGAATTTTCTATTTCAAAAATACCCAGAAAGTTTCTCTGAATCCTTACTAAAGGTAATTATTCCGAAACTTTATTATAGCGGGGAAGAAGAGTTAGATATTTTATTAGAAGATGAATTCAAAAAACATAATTTATCTATTAGTAACTCTTACGATTTTAAAAACTTCACAGAAAATTTAGAAAAAATTATGACTGAAAGATTAAATTTTTTAGAAAAATCAAAATCTATCGCTTCCCCAAAATCCCAAGATATAACAATGTAA
- a CDS encoding Fic family protein: protein MKYIGLDNAVFIAYKLRDEFIYNMAKAEGNSLTFAETSTVIEGYGISGKSMFELRQVENIRNGWDYVINLVKYKELIIDKNLFVKINSLVARDENPSHGEFREKSVAISGTNYLPPQPFILNSLFREMIDNYKTNSTLDLKKSAMDLFLDSARNQYFEDGNKRTGQLVMNAMLMKNGYAPFTYPPEVDKEFKNKLINFYIRNNKEEMYDFIRSQINSPRLLHMQNVKESSLKISYNDGLTM, encoded by the coding sequence ATGAAGTATATAGGATTGGATAATGCCGTATTCATAGCTTATAAATTACGTGATGAATTCATTTATAACATGGCTAAAGCTGAGGGCAATAGTCTTACATTTGCTGAAACCTCTACTGTAATCGAAGGCTATGGTATTAGTGGAAAAAGTATGTTTGAATTACGGCAAGTTGAAAACATACGTAATGGGTGGGATTATGTAATCAATCTTGTAAAGTATAAAGAATTAATTATTGATAAAAATCTATTCGTAAAAATTAATTCCTTAGTAGCTAGGGACGAAAATCCTAGTCATGGGGAATTCAGAGAAAAAAGTGTTGCCATATCTGGTACTAACTACCTTCCTCCACAGCCATTTATCTTGAATTCTCTTTTTAGGGAAATGATTGATAACTATAAAACCAACTCAACGCTCGATCTAAAAAAATCGGCTATGGATTTGTTCCTTGACAGCGCTAGAAATCAATACTTTGAAGATGGCAATAAAAGAACTGGACAGTTGGTTATGAATGCTATGCTTATGAAAAATGGTTATGCCCCATTCACTTACCCCCCTGAAGTAGATAAAGAATTTAAAAATAAATTAATAAATTTCTATATTAGAAATAACAAAGAAGAAATGTACGATTTCATTAGATCTCAAATTAATTCCCCACGTTTACTACATATGCAAAATGTTAAGGAGTCCTCTCTTAAAATTTCATACAATGATGGTTTAACAATGTAG
- a CDS encoding dioxygenase family protein — MQPVFFISHGGGPWPWIQQWEQSYSKLRSSLQKIPSLLEFQPKVILMISAHWITEGGLGIMNNPRPGMLYDYYGFPPYTYSVHYGAPGHPQFAKTLSSHLKSYGFETSFDSNRGFDHGAFVPLAVAFPEAEIPVVQVSIEASFDPYYHIHLGEALKPLRGEGVLILASGLTFHNMRMFNPEGSQPSEEFDAWLQDSLIDKPYEYRKQALINWEMAPSARTCHPFEDHLIPMMVAVGAAGSDEAQLNYFEQSAMGGVTVSGYKFG, encoded by the coding sequence ATGCAACCAGTATTTTTTATCTCACATGGTGGTGGTCCTTGGCCATGGATCCAGCAATGGGAGCAGTCGTATTCTAAACTTAGAAGTTCATTGCAAAAAATTCCTTCATTGCTTGAATTCCAACCCAAAGTTATTTTAATGATATCAGCTCACTGGATTACAGAGGGCGGGTTGGGTATTATGAATAATCCCCGTCCAGGTATGTTGTACGATTATTATGGATTCCCTCCATATACCTATTCCGTACATTATGGAGCACCTGGTCATCCACAATTTGCAAAAACATTAAGTTCACATTTAAAGTCATATGGTTTTGAAACTTCCTTTGATTCAAATAGAGGTTTTGATCATGGGGCATTTGTTCCATTGGCAGTGGCTTTCCCTGAAGCGGAGATTCCAGTTGTTCAAGTGTCTATAGAGGCTTCATTTGATCCTTACTATCACATTCATTTAGGAGAAGCACTAAAACCTCTTAGAGGTGAGGGTGTACTTATATTAGCAAGTGGACTTACATTTCATAATATGCGTATGTTTAATCCAGAGGGTTCTCAGCCATCAGAGGAGTTTGATGCATGGCTTCAGGATTCTCTTATTGATAAACCATATGAATATAGAAAACAAGCTTTAATCAACTGGGAGATGGCTCCTAGTGCAAGGACCTGTCATCCCTTTGAGGACCATTTAATACCTATGATGGTCGCTGTAGGAGCAGCTGGCTCAGATGAAGCTCAATTAAACTATTTTGAGCAATCAGCTATGGGTGGCGTCACTGTGAGTGGGTATAAGTTCGGATGA
- the xerD gene encoding site-specific tyrosine recombinase XerD — MSEENKEWIDRFIDSLWLEEGLSKNTLNSYRLDLNSLNNFLKDSISILKIDSDQLNLWFMEISSSSKATTINRKLATVRKFYAWCIKQNLILKDPCLGISTRKTPQRLPKSISESQVEELLNAPDLKTASGLRDKAMLEILYATGMRVSELIAIKTNEISLDAGVVRVTMGKGAKDRLVPMGEESEFYLKKYLSEGRPLLEKDKKNSFVFLNRFGDCMTRQAFWQIIKKYAKYTSIKIPLSPHVLRHAFATHLLNHGADLRVVQMLLGHVDISTTQIYTHVARERLKSLHKKHHPRA, encoded by the coding sequence ATGTCAGAAGAAAATAAAGAGTGGATTGATAGATTTATAGATAGCTTATGGTTGGAAGAAGGTCTATCTAAAAATACTCTAAATTCCTACAGACTAGATTTGAATTCATTAAATAATTTTCTAAAAGATTCAATTTCAATATTAAAGATAGATTCGGATCAATTAAATCTTTGGTTTATGGAAATATCGTCTTCATCCAAAGCTACAACTATTAATAGAAAATTAGCAACAGTTAGAAAATTCTATGCTTGGTGCATAAAACAAAATCTAATATTAAAGGATCCCTGCTTGGGTATTTCAACTCGCAAAACTCCTCAAAGACTTCCTAAATCTATAAGCGAATCGCAAGTAGAAGAACTATTAAATGCCCCAGACTTAAAGACAGCTTCGGGCTTAAGAGATAAAGCTATGTTAGAGATATTGTATGCAACGGGTATGAGGGTCAGCGAACTTATTGCCATAAAAACCAATGAAATTAGTCTGGATGCAGGTGTAGTTCGAGTCACCATGGGTAAGGGGGCTAAAGATAGACTTGTACCAATGGGGGAGGAGTCGGAGTTTTATCTAAAAAAATATTTAAGTGAGGGAAGGCCACTACTTGAGAAGGATAAGAAAAATAGCTTTGTCTTTTTAAATAGATTTGGAGACTGTATGACTAGACAGGCTTTTTGGCAAATTATTAAAAAATATGCCAAATACACTAGTATTAAGATTCCGCTTTCTCCGCATGTTTTGAGGCATGCATTCGCAACTCATTTATTAAATCATGGAGCGGATTTAAGGGTTGTTCAGATGCTTTTGGGACATGTCGATATATCAACAACCCAAATTTATACGCACGTAGCTAGGGAAAGACTTAAATCGTTGCATAAAAAACATCATCCGAGGGCGTAA
- the tsaE gene encoding tRNA (adenosine(37)-N6)-threonylcarbamoyltransferase complex ATPase subunit type 1 TsaE, which yields MNSLFVFFMTSTEQLELILPDESASLNFAHKLAITLKKQIFGLNVVLLENIPNIKIYLSGDLGAGKTTITREFLKAFGVNTRIKSPTYTLLETYKVSRLYLYHFDFYRFSNPLDWVDAGFKETLNSPGISLVEWPEMAQDTLPVPDLHIFLSYDGEGRIAKIKAFTNEGIECIKRMKAE from the coding sequence ATGAATTCTTTGTTTGTCTTTTTTATGACTTCAACTGAACAACTAGAATTAATTCTACCTGATGAGAGTGCATCTTTGAATTTTGCACATAAGCTAGCTATAACCCTAAAAAAACAAATATTTGGTTTGAACGTTGTGTTGCTAGAGAATATTCCTAACATAAAAATCTATTTAAGCGGTGATCTCGGTGCTGGCAAAACCACAATAACCAGAGAATTTTTAAAAGCTTTTGGAGTAAACACTAGGATAAAAAGCCCTACTTATACCTTGCTTGAAACTTATAAAGTTTCTAGATTATACTTATATCACTTTGATTTTTATAGATTTAGTAATCCGTTGGATTGGGTTGATGCGGGATTTAAGGAAACCCTAAATTCTCCTGGCATATCATTGGTTGAATGGCCTGAAATGGCACAAGACACGCTTCCAGTACCTGATTTACACATATTTCTTTCATATGACGGTGAAGGACGTATTGCCAAAATAAAAGCTTTTACAAACGAAGGAATCGAATGCATAAAAAGGATGAAAGCAGAATAA